In Cyanobacteria bacterium GSL.Bin1, the following are encoded in one genomic region:
- a CDS encoding cobalamin biosynthesis protein CobQ, producing the protein MELTLGWLYPTLMSTYGDRGNVICLQQRSQWRDLQVNIVRLDLDATADAFQDIDLFVGGGAQDRQQEIVMRDLKGAKAQILRNKIEGGTPGVFTCGSPQLLGHYYEPAYGERIEGLGIFDLVSKHPGNKADRCIGNIVFRLTASPLAQMVQARTGGPPIVIGFENHGGRTYLGNVQPLGRVIVGNGNNQEDGYEGAFYGNAIATYAHGPLLPKNPFLADWLIETALELKYQKTIQLSPLEDELAQKARKAMFKRLEVGNLA; encoded by the coding sequence ATGGAACTAACCTTAGGCTGGTTATATCCCACTTTAATGAGTACTTACGGCGATCGCGGCAATGTCATCTGCTTACAACAACGCAGTCAGTGGCGCGATTTGCAAGTTAACATCGTTCGTCTTGATTTAGATGCAACGGCTGATGCCTTCCAGGATATTGATTTATTTGTGGGGGGCGGCGCCCAAGATCGACAACAAGAAATTGTCATGCGAGATTTAAAGGGAGCCAAAGCCCAAATCTTGCGGAATAAAATCGAAGGCGGGACACCCGGCGTTTTTACCTGTGGTTCGCCGCAACTATTAGGACACTATTATGAACCGGCTTATGGGGAACGCATTGAAGGGTTAGGAATCTTCGACTTAGTGAGTAAACACCCAGGCAACAAAGCGGACCGTTGTATTGGCAATATTGTCTTTCGTTTAACGGCTTCTCCCCTGGCACAGATGGTACAAGCCCGTACCGGTGGACCGCCCATTGTCATTGGCTTTGAAAATCATGGCGGACGGACGTATTTGGGTAATGTGCAACCTTTGGGGCGGGTCATTGTTGGTAATGGGAATAATCAGGAAGATGGCTATGAAGGGGCATTTTATGGCAACGCGATCGCGACCTATGCTCATGGTCCCCTACTCCCCAAAAATCCCTTTCTTGCCGACTGGTTAATTGAAACGGCGCTGGAATTGAAATATCAAAAAACAATCCAACTCTCGCCTCTAGAAGATGAGTTAGCCCAAAAAGCACGTAAAGCAATGTTTAAACGCTTAGAAGTTGGGAATTTAGCTTGA
- a CDS encoding aminotransferase class I/II-fold pyridoxal phosphate-dependent enzyme — MTDADAFSQGETPLLDVLKASGNRPHAEFYVPGHKRGKGIASQLSDIWGEAVFRYDLPELPEFGNLFPAEGVMKTAQDLAAGAFGADQTWFLTNGSTAGVMAAILATCRNGDQIILPRNVHQSAIAGLILSGAIPIFMHPVYDPTFDLPYNITPDALEQTIAQYPQAKAVLITSPTYQGVCADIQALSQIAHSHQLPLIVDAAHGAHFGFHPQFPASPLTLGADVVIQSLHKTLGALTQASLLHLKGKRVSATALTAALQCLQSSSPSHLLLVSLDAARHQVATAGETLLGQALTLAQRAKAGIQSIPELALFSPQSPQPGCRNIDPTRLTIDVSGLGLTGFTADEILHHQFGVTAELPTAKTLTFVVTFGNTETDIVALLAGLRAFREKKTAEEINLNLSSLPPLAPCLSPRHAFFGEKETLPLSATVGKISAELVCPYPPGIPVLMPGETITEEALAYLKQVLQLGSQVSMTGCSDPSLEELQVMKAESS; from the coding sequence ATGACAGATGCTGATGCTTTCTCCCAAGGTGAGACTCCGCTTTTAGATGTTCTAAAGGCAAGTGGCAATCGTCCTCATGCTGAATTTTATGTTCCAGGGCATAAACGAGGCAAAGGCATTGCTTCGCAGTTATCAGATATATGGGGAGAGGCGGTCTTTCGTTATGACTTACCGGAATTACCAGAATTTGGTAATTTGTTCCCGGCAGAGGGAGTCATGAAAACGGCGCAAGATTTAGCAGCAGGGGCATTTGGGGCGGATCAAACTTGGTTTTTAACCAATGGGTCAACCGCTGGGGTGATGGCGGCAATCTTAGCGACCTGTCGTAATGGGGATCAAATTATATTACCGCGTAATGTTCATCAAAGCGCGATCGCGGGATTAATTCTCTCAGGTGCCATTCCGATTTTTATGCACCCGGTGTATGATCCTACATTTGATCTGCCTTACAACATTACACCAGACGCTTTAGAACAAACGATCGCGCAATATCCCCAAGCAAAAGCCGTTCTCATTACCTCTCCGACGTATCAAGGAGTGTGCGCTGATATTCAAGCCCTGAGTCAAATTGCTCATTCTCATCAGCTTCCGCTAATTGTGGATGCTGCCCACGGCGCTCATTTTGGGTTTCATCCGCAGTTTCCCGCCTCTCCTCTCACCCTCGGTGCTGATGTGGTCATCCAGTCGTTACATAAAACCCTAGGCGCCCTCACCCAGGCGTCTTTACTTCATTTAAAGGGAAAACGAGTCAGTGCAACGGCTCTCACCGCAGCGCTACAATGTTTACAATCAAGCAGTCCCAGTCATCTCCTCTTGGTATCCCTCGATGCCGCGCGTCACCAAGTGGCAACAGCAGGGGAAACCTTACTCGGACAAGCGTTGACCTTAGCCCAACGGGCAAAAGCAGGAATACAAAGCATTCCAGAATTAGCGTTGTTTTCTCCTCAGTCTCCTCAACCCGGTTGCAGGAACATTGACCCCACTCGCCTGACCATTGATGTTTCCGGCTTAGGCTTAACCGGTTTTACCGCCGATGAAATTTTACATCATCAGTTTGGGGTAACGGCAGAATTACCTACCGCAAAAACCCTGACCTTTGTTGTTACCTTTGGTAACACAGAAACAGATATAGTAGCTTTATTAGCAGGGTTGAGAGCTTTCAGAGAGAAGAAAACAGCAGAAGAAATCAACCTGAACCTATCATCTTTACCCCCGCTTGCCCCTTGTCTTTCGCCTCGTCACGCTTTTTTTGGCGAAAAGGAAACCCTCCCCTTATCCGCAACAGTGGGCAAAATTAGTGCAGAATTGGTTTGTCCTTACCCACCGGGGATACCGGTTTTAATGCCTGGAGAAACAATTACAGAAGAAGCCCTTGCTTATTTAAAGCAGGTACTGCAACTCGGCTCTCAAGTGAGTATGACTGGGTGTAGTGACCCCAGTTTGGAAGAATTACAAGTCATGAAAGCTGAATCAAGCTAA
- a CDS encoding agmatinase, producing the protein MKKFSTNFIDPDDISRPNGQFLGYPYSSEEAKIIFHPVPWDVTTSYSEGTARGPQAIIDASIQLEPTDSYVSEAWKIGHYTRPVNTELLAKNDQTRTVAKQVIEYQEAGGHFQDQAIQAQLREVNHASDRLNQWVYEETSSLLKQNKLIGLIGGDHSVPLGFIKALTEKYGCYGILQIDAHADLRNTYEGFTYSHASIMYNVLQLSGISHLIQVGIRDFSRGEIERAKADQRVQWFTDWQLKEKAYHGYVWAEQCREIITSLPEKIYISFDVDGLSPQFCPHTGTPVPGGLDFNQAIYLLEMLVQAGKQIIGFDLCEVSPNLNDPEDEWDANVGARLAYKLANLMFASQNSSIFAAGK; encoded by the coding sequence ATGAAAAAGTTCTCTACAAATTTTATTGATCCCGATGATATTTCTCGGCCAAACGGTCAATTTTTAGGCTATCCTTACTCTTCAGAGGAAGCAAAAATTATTTTTCATCCAGTTCCTTGGGATGTCACAACCTCTTACAGCGAAGGAACAGCAAGAGGACCGCAAGCGATTATTGATGCTTCTATACAACTAGAACCAACTGACTCTTATGTTTCTGAAGCATGGAAAATTGGGCATTATACAAGACCAGTCAATACAGAACTATTGGCAAAAAATGATCAAACGCGAACAGTTGCTAAACAGGTGATTGAATATCAAGAAGCAGGAGGTCATTTTCAAGATCAAGCAATCCAAGCGCAATTAAGAGAAGTCAATCACGCGTCTGATCGTTTAAATCAATGGGTTTATGAAGAAACGAGTTCCTTGCTAAAGCAAAATAAATTAATTGGTTTAATTGGCGGTGATCATAGTGTTCCTTTAGGCTTTATAAAAGCATTAACTGAAAAATATGGTTGCTATGGAATTTTACAAATTGATGCTCATGCTGATTTAAGAAATACTTACGAAGGATTTACTTATTCTCATGCATCAATTATGTATAACGTGCTCCAATTATCTGGAATTTCTCATTTAATTCAAGTGGGAATTCGAGATTTTTCACGAGGAGAAATAGAAAGAGCAAAAGCAGATCAGCGCGTGCAATGGTTTACTGATTGGCAATTAAAAGAAAAAGCTTATCACGGTTATGTTTGGGCCGAGCAATGTCGAGAAATTATAACTAGTTTACCTGAGAAGATTTATATTAGCTTTGATGTGGATGGTTTAAGCCCGCAATTTTGCCCTCATACGGGAACACCGGTGCCTGGCGGGTTAGATTTTAATCAGGCGATTTATTTGCTAGAAATGTTGGTTCAAGCAGGGAAACAAATTATCGGTTTTGATTTATGTGAAGTTTCTCCTAATCTCAATGATCCTGAGGATGAATGGGATGCCAATGTTGGGGCTAGGCTGGCTTATAAATTAGCAAATTTGATGTTTGCTTCTCAAAATTCTTCTATTTTTGCAGCAGGGAAATAA
- a CDS encoding protein kinase translates to MLGTKLRNRYYIVQELGVGGFGQTFLAQDCDFPGHPWCVVKQLKPQAKEPWMLQTARRLFNLEAAVLARIGSHPQIPELKAHFEENEQFYLVQEYIEGDLLSKELKEGPVWTQEKAIIFLQDTLEILRFIHENKVIHRDLKPENIIRRKSDHKLVLIDFGSVKKIATLYDEEKEDSEFTVAIGTPAYMPIEQQGGRPSYNSDIYALGKIVIQGLSGMAPKRLKDDPKTGELLWRHLVNVDDEFANILSRMVKWNARDRYQTVVDVIRDLTPYFKNFSTGSLPLTNNQKPILSPLDQIVRSLKKNPEITRIKKLLFCAYMHRWENSPHILSQYRTKFLIQELCQRETSLDAFSQCINDVVKTLNKKDKYQIVANAIINEVKLLYESSKPLVDNDHDDGLSSKVTEIRGEGSDQTGASTGYTNIQQEDHSNSLVISQQLREEHQQASQAQALESINSSVNTNSHQSPATAEQQIAEETKNYCSLFDLRYEITRYTTPLRIKILLFSMLYYKIEFNEQDWSLMMSHQLDSLLKQVIEMFPSLTELESRLYATARHFNEEQGLTQVVGAVIQSLRPFYQNGQPILKSSF, encoded by the coding sequence ATGTTGGGAACCAAGCTACGCAATCGCTATTATATTGTTCAAGAATTGGGGGTGGGGGGATTTGGTCAAACCTTTCTGGCTCAAGATTGTGACTTTCCAGGACATCCTTGGTGCGTAGTGAAACAACTCAAGCCTCAAGCCAAAGAACCTTGGATGTTACAAACAGCAAGGCGTCTGTTTAACTTAGAGGCGGCGGTTCTGGCTCGTATTGGCAGTCATCCGCAAATTCCCGAACTGAAAGCTCATTTTGAAGAAAATGAACAATTTTATTTAGTCCAAGAGTATATTGAGGGCGACTTATTATCAAAAGAACTGAAAGAAGGACCCGTTTGGACCCAAGAAAAGGCAATTATTTTTCTTCAAGATACCCTTGAGATTTTACGTTTTATTCATGAAAATAAAGTGATTCACCGTGATCTCAAACCAGAAAATATTATCCGGCGTAAGAGTGATCATAAACTAGTCCTGATTGATTTTGGTTCAGTGAAAAAAATTGCCACCCTGTATGATGAAGAAAAAGAAGATTCGGAATTTACAGTTGCCATTGGCACTCCTGCTTACATGCCAATTGAGCAGCAGGGAGGAAGACCATCATATAACAGTGATATTTATGCCTTGGGAAAAATCGTTATTCAAGGATTAAGCGGAATGGCGCCTAAACGACTCAAGGACGATCCAAAAACAGGAGAATTGTTATGGCGGCATTTAGTGAATGTTGATGATGAGTTCGCCAACATTTTAAGCCGGATGGTGAAATGGAATGCGCGCGATCGCTATCAAACTGTTGTCGATGTTATTCGTGATTTAACCCCTTACTTCAAAAATTTTTCTACTGGATCACTCCCTCTTACTAATAACCAAAAACCAATCCTATCTCCACTTGATCAAATTGTTCGTAGTTTGAAAAAAAATCCAGAAATTACGCGTATCAAAAAATTACTCTTCTGCGCCTATATGCACCGTTGGGAAAATAGTCCTCATATCCTTTCCCAATATCGGACTAAGTTTTTAATACAAGAACTTTGTCAAAGAGAAACGAGTTTAGATGCGTTTAGTCAATGTATCAATGATGTGGTTAAGACTTTAAATAAGAAAGATAAATATCAAATTGTTGCTAATGCAATTATTAATGAAGTGAAATTGCTATATGAGTCGTCAAAACCTTTAGTAGACAATGATCATGATGATGGGCTTTCTTCAAAAGTTACTGAAATTAGAGGAGAGGGCTCAGATCAAACAGGTGCTTCTACGGGTTATACGAATATTCAACAAGAGGATCATTCAAATAGTTTAGTAATCTCCCAACAATTACGAGAAGAGCATCAACAAGCGTCTCAAGCACAAGCCTTAGAATCAATAAACTCCAGTGTAAACACAAATTCTCATCAATCTCCAGCAACAGCAGAACAACAAATTGCAGAAGAGACAAAAAATTATTGCAGTTTATTTGATCTCCGCTATGAAATCACTCGCTATACCACTCCGCTTCGGATTAAGATTTTATTATTTTCGATGCTCTATTATAAAATCGAGTTTAATGAACAAGATTGGTCTTTAATGATGAGCCATCAACTCGATAGTTTACTGAAACAAGTCATAGAAATGTTTCCGAGTTTAACTGAACTAGAAAGCCGATTATATGCAACCGCTCGACATTTTAATGAGGAACAAGGATTAACCCAGGTTGTCGGTGCAGTTATACAGTCCCTCCGTCCTTTTTATCAAAATGGACAACCCATACTAAAATCTTCATTTTAG
- the trmL gene encoding tRNA (uridine(34)/cytosine(34)/5-carboxymethylaminomethyluridine(34)-2'-O)-methyltransferase TrmL, protein MLKVVLYEPQIPPNTGNIARTCAATQTELHLVGQLGFDISDRAVKRAGLDYWPYVDLHQHPDWRTFMAIKNQQGGRLIAFSVKGQSSHLSYTFQPQDWLLFGQENKGLPSAIMASCDQILRIPMSHPKVRSLNLSVSVAVGLYEAKRQIGDFT, encoded by the coding sequence ATGTTGAAAGTTGTCTTATACGAACCTCAAATTCCCCCCAATACAGGAAATATCGCTCGCACCTGTGCTGCAACTCAGACGGAGCTTCATCTCGTTGGTCAATTAGGATTCGATATTAGCGATCGCGCTGTCAAACGAGCGGGGCTGGATTACTGGCCCTATGTCGATTTACACCAGCATCCCGACTGGCGGACTTTCATGGCGATCAAAAATCAACAAGGAGGTCGCTTGATTGCCTTTAGTGTCAAAGGACAATCGTCTCATCTGAGTTACACATTCCAACCCCAAGATTGGCTGTTGTTTGGCCAAGAGAATAAGGGATTACCTTCAGCAATTATGGCAAGTTGTGACCAAATTTTAAGGATTCCGATGTCTCATCCCAAGGTACGGAGTCTCAACTTATCGGTAAGTGTGGCGGTTGGTTTATATGAAGCGAAACGACAAATTGGTGATTTTACTTAA
- a CDS encoding peptidoglycan DD-metalloendopeptidase family protein produces MASLTLPILAISAVAEPVGAWQKKASVSHPDSRVNVGSLRMSVGQPGEFEAISPQLTIQPITYHQIQPGDTLWELAQKYDISTRELAEYNAITTQDLLQIGETLEIPLPQNLAQQEPQLLNFRSGAIGGAISSDHSENIVLESFVEETSISPVPRVINQDTLAPREESENSLSQVPIQQFLADVQKLQANYEKEPVEPLEGSDLEWSSHSEGDHQGKVFSPVESSESSPSSYPNSLATAPIKVEFYNPSLSAPIGEMVSPELPPLSSPEQYLPSHPQKFDGYIWPAEGVFTSGYGMRWGRMHRGIDIAAPIGTPILAAAPGEVVVAGWHNGGYGNLVKLKHPDGSLTLYAHNNKVLVQKGQEVDQGQQIAEMGSTGRSTGPHLHFEIHPAGTGAKNPLAYLPKR; encoded by the coding sequence ATGGCTTCCCTGACCCTTCCTATCCTAGCCATTTCTGCAGTCGCAGAACCAGTAGGAGCTTGGCAAAAAAAAGCTAGTGTGAGTCATCCGGACTCCCGAGTGAACGTCGGGAGCTTGCGGATGAGCGTTGGTCAACCAGGCGAATTCGAAGCGATTTCCCCACAGTTGACAATTCAGCCGATTACTTATCACCAAATCCAACCGGGAGATACCCTGTGGGAATTGGCTCAAAAGTATGATATTTCTACTCGTGAGCTAGCAGAATATAATGCAATCACAACCCAAGACTTGCTCCAAATTGGCGAGACTTTAGAAATTCCCTTACCTCAGAATCTAGCTCAACAAGAGCCTCAATTGCTCAATTTTCGCTCAGGAGCCATTGGAGGAGCTATTTCCTCGGATCATTCAGAAAATATTGTCTTAGAATCTTTTGTTGAGGAAACATCAATTTCTCCTGTGCCTCGTGTGATTAATCAGGACACACTTGCGCCAAGAGAGGAAAGTGAAAATTCATTATCACAAGTCCCGATTCAACAATTTCTAGCTGATGTTCAAAAATTACAGGCTAACTATGAAAAAGAGCCTGTGGAACCATTAGAGGGAAGCGATTTAGAGTGGAGTAGTCATTCAGAAGGCGATCATCAAGGCAAAGTTTTCTCTCCAGTCGAATCATCTGAATCATCTCCTAGCTCCTATCCCAATTCACTTGCCACCGCTCCAATTAAGGTTGAGTTTTATAATCCCTCATTGTCTGCACCCATTGGCGAAATGGTAAGCCCAGAATTGCCTCCTCTCTCTTCTCCCGAACAATATCTTCCGAGTCACCCTCAAAAATTTGATGGCTATATTTGGCCAGCAGAAGGGGTTTTCACTTCTGGATATGGGATGCGATGGGGCAGAATGCACCGGGGCATTGATATTGCTGCTCCCATTGGGACTCCAATTTTGGCGGCTGCTCCGGGAGAAGTGGTGGTTGCCGGTTGGCATAATGGTGGCTATGGTAATCTTGTCAAACTAAAGCATCCTGACGGCAGTTTGACTCTCTATGCCCACAATAATAAAGTTTTGGTGCAGAAAGGGCAGGAAGTCGATCAGGGACAACAAATTGCTGAAATGGGCAGTACCGGACGCAGTACGGGTCCCCATTTACATTTTGAAATTCATCCTGCTGGAACAGGTGCAAAAAATCCGTTAGCTTATTTGCCAAAACGTTGA
- the rnhA gene encoding ribonuclease HI yields MSKLPQIDCIYTDGACTGNPGPGGWGAVFYFEDGSVYEIGGAEQETTNNRMEMQAAIASLELWQASEQRQPVTLYSDSQYLIKGLTQWIKGWKKKGWKTATGKAVLNRDLWTTLDALNDPLIRWEHVRGHEGIAGNERCDAIARAFAAGQHPPLKKNLEFPVLANSDTVISVNKTIQSEAPARIPTSDEIDMQELEERTLEDSRLVQGDRMEGLTHLIESLRIADEIAEKGYLISSSELADLMNVNASAVTSRGNHWSWRNWVVSRVRREGNQILWQLERAEG; encoded by the coding sequence ATGTCTAAATTACCGCAAATCGATTGTATTTATACCGATGGTGCTTGCACTGGAAATCCTGGACCTGGCGGTTGGGGAGCTGTCTTTTATTTTGAAGATGGTTCAGTTTATGAAATAGGAGGGGCTGAGCAGGAAACGACAAATAATCGGATGGAAATGCAAGCCGCGATCGCGTCATTAGAATTATGGCAAGCCAGTGAACAACGTCAGCCGGTGACCCTCTACAGTGACAGTCAATATCTGATTAAAGGGTTGACCCAATGGATCAAAGGATGGAAAAAAAAGGGCTGGAAAACAGCAACCGGGAAAGCGGTACTCAACCGAGACCTCTGGACCACTCTCGACGCACTCAATGACCCTCTGATCCGTTGGGAACACGTGCGCGGTCATGAAGGAATCGCCGGCAATGAACGATGTGACGCGATCGCGCGCGCTTTTGCCGCTGGACAACACCCCCCTTTAAAGAAAAATTTAGAATTTCCCGTTCTGGCTAACTCCGATACCGTAATTAGTGTTAACAAAACGATACAATCAGAAGCGCCTGCCAGAATACCAACTTCGGATGAAATCGATATGCAAGAACTAGAGGAACGCACACTAGAAGATTCTCGCCTTGTGCAAGGGGATCGCATGGAAGGACTCACTCATTTGATCGAATCCCTGAGAATTGCCGATGAAATTGCCGAAAAAGGCTACCTCATCAGTAGTTCGGAACTCGCTGATTTAATGAATGTCAATGCAAGCGCCGTTACCAGTAGAGGGAATCACTGGTCTTGGCGTAATTGGGTGGTTTCCCGAGTGCGACGGGAAGGAAACCAAATCCTGTGGCAATTAGAGCGAGCAGAGGGTTAA
- a CDS encoding glycosyltransferase, translating to MTVNLETAGLAGIFLLILLQVPATLIFLSRLLKGAKRLPPLAPRPTTPEQLGTVSIVVPTLNEASRISPCLKGLSQQGYEVREILVVDSHSTDGTPELVKQAQQHDPRFRLLRDDPLPADWVGRPWALHNGFLASSEKSDWILGIDADTQPQSGLVAALIATANAQGYDVLSLSPQFKLKSPGEWWLQPALLMTLLYRFDVAGVRPHPPDRVMANGQCFLARREVLSALGGYSAAKASFCDDVTLARYAACQGYRVGFLDGANVIKVRMYEGMKETWQEWGRSLDLKDASTPSLLLLELWLLLVLQALPLPLFLGFLVGLLKGETNLMFLLMGGLNGGLLCVRIGLLFAVSPSYDRTATSASWVFWLSPLADLGAVLRIFLSASQRPKQWRGRLY from the coding sequence ATGACAGTTAATTTAGAAACAGCTGGGCTGGCGGGAATTTTTTTACTGATTCTCCTCCAAGTCCCGGCAACATTGATTTTTCTCTCTCGTTTACTCAAAGGGGCAAAACGGCTGCCTCCGCTTGCACCAAGACCGACGACTCCCGAACAGTTGGGAACAGTGAGCATTGTCGTCCCGACCTTAAATGAAGCCTCTCGCATTTCTCCCTGCTTAAAAGGATTAAGCCAGCAAGGCTATGAAGTACGGGAAATTTTAGTGGTGGATAGCCATTCCACGGATGGGACCCCTGAGTTAGTGAAGCAAGCGCAACAGCATGATCCGCGATTTCGTTTACTCAGAGATGATCCCTTACCTGCAGACTGGGTGGGTCGTCCTTGGGCGCTCCATAATGGTTTTTTAGCGAGTTCTGAAAAAAGTGACTGGATTTTAGGCATCGATGCCGATACCCAGCCGCAATCTGGTCTTGTGGCTGCCCTCATTGCCACTGCCAATGCGCAAGGATACGATGTCTTATCTTTATCGCCTCAATTTAAGCTGAAATCACCAGGAGAATGGTGGCTACAACCGGCGTTACTTATGACGTTACTCTATCGCTTTGATGTGGCTGGTGTACGTCCTCATCCCCCAGACCGGGTCATGGCGAATGGACAGTGTTTTTTGGCTCGGCGGGAAGTGCTTTCGGCGCTAGGCGGTTATAGTGCAGCGAAAGCATCATTTTGCGATGATGTAACCCTCGCGCGGTATGCAGCGTGTCAAGGCTATCGAGTTGGCTTTTTAGATGGGGCAAATGTCATCAAAGTCAGAATGTATGAAGGGATGAAAGAAACCTGGCAAGAGTGGGGGCGTTCTCTTGATCTCAAAGATGCTTCGACACCAAGCCTCTTGTTGCTTGAGCTGTGGTTATTGTTGGTGCTGCAAGCACTACCCTTACCCTTATTCCTGGGTTTTCTTGTCGGATTATTGAAGGGAGAAACGAACTTGATGTTTCTCCTCATGGGGGGACTGAATGGGGGATTGTTATGCGTGCGCATCGGCTTATTATTTGCGGTCTCCCCGTCTTATGATCGCACTGCCACCTCTGCTTCTTGGGTATTTTGGCTATCCCCTTTGGCTGATCTGGGGGCGGTGTTACGGATTTTCCTATCAGCCAGTCAACGTCCGAAACAATGGCGAGGACGATTATATTAA
- a CDS encoding carotenoid biosynthesis protein produces MKLQQYGSGFSPATGMLIGHILAMLFGLAGLVLVLPNGEFIASLPPIGQVAFRYSMAGGGVVYMLLGAGAVAFYGYQILGARRLLTFMVPAISLSLASELLGTSTGFPFGEYRYLSGLGYKIADLVPFTIPLSWFYVGFCTYLIARVGLESRPLPSWVRSVGAIAIGSLLLTFWDFVLDPAMSQTDVPFWVWEQPGAFFGMPYQNFAGWFITGVIFMTTAHLFWGNQPLALVRRHLALPFAIYFFNILFGAVLSLAGGIWIPVVIGLVFAVIPCSLLYWITPSVTQSTMVSTEEHEQNAVSVAQL; encoded by the coding sequence ATGAAATTACAACAATATGGCAGCGGGTTCTCCCCGGCAACAGGAATGCTGATTGGTCATATCTTGGCCATGCTTTTTGGCCTTGCCGGTTTAGTTTTGGTCTTGCCCAATGGGGAATTCATTGCCAGTCTGCCACCCATTGGACAAGTGGCTTTTCGCTACTCGATGGCTGGCGGTGGCGTGGTTTATATGTTACTGGGTGCAGGTGCTGTCGCCTTTTATGGCTATCAAATTTTGGGTGCCAGACGCTTGCTCACCTTTATGGTGCCAGCGATCAGTCTTTCTTTAGCGAGTGAACTGCTCGGAACCAGCACTGGCTTTCCTTTCGGTGAATATCGTTATTTAAGTGGATTAGGCTATAAAATTGCGGATTTAGTTCCGTTTACAATTCCTTTATCTTGGTTTTATGTAGGATTTTGTACTTATTTGATTGCTCGTGTTGGTTTAGAAAGTCGTCCTTTACCAAGTTGGGTGCGCAGCGTTGGCGCGATCGCGATCGGTTCGTTACTCCTCACCTTCTGGGATTTTGTCCTTGATCCTGCAATGAGTCAAACCGATGTTCCGTTTTGGGTATGGGAACAACCGGGTGCCTTCTTTGGGATGCCCTATCAAAACTTTGCCGGTTGGTTTATCACGGGCGTGATTTTCATGACGACCGCTCATCTCTTTTGGGGAAATCAACCCTTAGCTTTAGTGCGTCGTCATCTAGCACTTCCCTTTGCAATTTATTTCTTTAATATTTTGTTTGGCGCAGTTCTCAGTCTCGCTGGCGGAATTTGGATCCCGGTTGTTATCGGCTTAGTATTTGCGGTTATTCCCTGTTCATTACTGTACTGGATTACACCGAGTGTCACTCAATCCACAATGGTTTCCACTGAAGAACATGAACAAAATGCTGTGTCTGTTGCTCAGTTATAG